Proteins from a genomic interval of Arachis hypogaea cultivar Tifrunner chromosome 10, arahy.Tifrunner.gnm2.J5K5, whole genome shotgun sequence:
- the LOC112714719 gene encoding uncharacterized protein: protein MSISHTSSEANFHLLLLVLLAVAASDVVVTASYSSIHELLRSNGLPAGLFPESVKSYKLDQKGRLEVQLDRPCLAKYENRVLFETVVSANLSFGQLKGLEGLSQEELFLWLPVKDIIVNDPSSGLILIDIGLAHKQLSLSLFEDPPVCRSQGSSLYTAGRKIIGFQDQR, encoded by the exons ATGTCTATCTCACACACATCTTCTGAAGCcaactttcatcttcttcttcttgttctcctTGCTGTTGCTGCTTCTGATGTTGTTGTGACagcttcatattcttcaattcatGAGCTACTTCGCAGCAATGGCTTACCTGCAGGGCTATTCCCTGAGAGTGTGAAGTCATACAAATTGGACCAGAAGGGTCGTTTGGAGGTGCAGTTAGATCGTCCATGTCTGGCCAAGTATGAGAACAGGGTATTGTTTGAGACTGTGGTGAGTGCTAACCTCAGTTTTGGACAGCTTAAAGGGTTGGAAGGTCTCTCTCAAGAAGAGCTTTTTCTATGGCTTCCTGTGAAGGATATCATTGTCAATGATCCTTCATCTGGTCTCATCCTTATTGATATTGGTCTTGCTCATAAACagctctcactctctctctttgaAGACCCCCCTGTTTGTAGATCTCAAG GTTCTTCACTATACACAGCAGGAAGGAAGATTATTGGATTTCAAGATCAGAGATGA
- the LOC112714715 gene encoding uncharacterized protein isoform X1: MAYYSYPYSDSDYGEYNFNFYASNYNYAQVPTFNSYNSYEYNKPYYGYDQSLYLSANYPYQSYQTSISYSATNFTDPKSFEYDPNHGMTQLVISYNTVESNIPEFDEYDPTPYGGGYDIAETYGKPLPPSDEICYPPSTGSSSITPPADAVPAGPIVPLPLPTVDEAIDEKAIIPQKEAEREVTQEMPQSQDSRKDQEEVIEDKDYDTSEESESDDEDDRNNYSGSGYGNGYSGGKGDEYEKKVPAQYPPSGYGLEAMDLCETLFGYWPCLSRIKREHRCEAAPHRGNYYCQENIWKGTADYLFGNPYPYGGRGEEGSGYGHVGGGGEVVHSYERHYPTQAHYRQSEYTDGSSW, from the coding sequence ATGGCCTATTACAGCTATCCCTATTCTGATTCTGATTATGGTGAGTacaatttcaatttttatgcttCCAATTATAATTATGCTCAAGTTCCAACCTTTAATTCTTACAATAGCTATGAATATAATAAACCATATTATGGGTATGATCAAAGTTTGTATCTTTCTGCAAATTACCCTTATCAGAGTTACCAAACTAGTATATCATACTCTGCCACCAATTTTACTGACCCAAAATCATTTGAGTATGATCCCAATCATGGAATGACTCAGCTTGTGATCTCATACAATACCGTGGAATCTAATATccctgaatttgatgaatatgatCCAACACCTTATGGTGGTGGTTATGATATTGCTGAGACCTATGGAAAACCTCTACCACCCTCAGATGAAATCTGCTACCCTCCTTCCACCGGATCAAGTTCAATTACACCACCCGCTGATGCTGTTCCTGCTGGGCCAATAGTACCATTACCATTGCCTACTGTTGATGAGGCAATTGATGAGAAAGCAATCATACCCCAGAAAGAAGCTGAACGTGAAGTGACTCAAGAAATGCCTCAGTCACAAGATAGTAGAAAAGATCAAGAAGAGGTAATTGAAGATAAAGACTATGATACCAGTGAGGAaagtgaaagtgatgatgaagatgatagaAATAACTATTCTGGGTCTGGTTATGGGAATGGATACAGTGGGGGAAAGGGTGATGAGTATGAGAAGAAAGTGCCAGCACAGTATCCTCCTAGTGGATATGGCTTGGAAGCTATGGATCTCTGTGAGACTTTGTTTGGGTATTGGCCTTGTTTGTCACGTATAAAGAGAGAACATCGTTGTGAAGCAGCTCCTCATAGAGGAAACTATTATTGCCAGGAGAATATTTGGAAAGGGACTGCAGATTATCTCTTTGGGAATCCATATCCATATGGTGGCAGAGGGGAAGAAGGGAGTGGCTATGGTCAtgtaggaggaggaggagaagttgTGCATTCATATGAAAGGCATTATCCAACTCAAGCACACTACAGGCAAAGTGAATATACTGATGGATCATCATGGTGA
- the LOC112714715 gene encoding uncharacterized protein isoform X2: MSYQTSISYSATNFTDPKSFEYDPNHGMTQLVISYNTVESNIPEFDEYDPTPYGGGYDIAETYGKPLPPSDEICYPPSTGSSSITPPADAVPAGPIVPLPLPTVDEAIDEKAIIPQKEAEREVTQEMPQSQDSRKDQEEVIEDKDYDTSEESESDDEDDRNNYSGSGYGNGYSGGKGDEYEKKVPAQYPPSGYGLEAMDLCETLFGYWPCLSRIKREHRCEAAPHRGNYYCQENIWKGTADYLFGNPYPYGGRGEEGSGYGHVGGGGEVVHSYERHYPTQAHYRQSEYTDGSSW, from the exons ATG AGTTACCAAACTAGTATATCATACTCTGCCACCAATTTTACTGACCCAAAATCATTTGAGTATGATCCCAATCATGGAATGACTCAGCTTGTGATCTCATACAATACCGTGGAATCTAATATccctgaatttgatgaatatgatCCAACACCTTATGGTGGTGGTTATGATATTGCTGAGACCTATGGAAAACCTCTACCACCCTCAGATGAAATCTGCTACCCTCCTTCCACCGGATCAAGTTCAATTACACCACCCGCTGATGCTGTTCCTGCTGGGCCAATAGTACCATTACCATTGCCTACTGTTGATGAGGCAATTGATGAGAAAGCAATCATACCCCAGAAAGAAGCTGAACGTGAAGTGACTCAAGAAATGCCTCAGTCACAAGATAGTAGAAAAGATCAAGAAGAGGTAATTGAAGATAAAGACTATGATACCAGTGAGGAaagtgaaagtgatgatgaagatgatagaAATAACTATTCTGGGTCTGGTTATGGGAATGGATACAGTGGGGGAAAGGGTGATGAGTATGAGAAGAAAGTGCCAGCACAGTATCCTCCTAGTGGATATGGCTTGGAAGCTATGGATCTCTGTGAGACTTTGTTTGGGTATTGGCCTTGTTTGTCACGTATAAAGAGAGAACATCGTTGTGAAGCAGCTCCTCATAGAGGAAACTATTATTGCCAGGAGAATATTTGGAAAGGGACTGCAGATTATCTCTTTGGGAATCCATATCCATATGGTGGCAGAGGGGAAGAAGGGAGTGGCTATGGTCAtgtaggaggaggaggagaagttgTGCATTCATATGAAAGGCATTATCCAACTCAAGCACACTACAGGCAAAGTGAATATACTGATGGATCATCATGGTGA